The nucleotide window gcaaagtgtgcagagggcacTAAACATCTGCAAAGTTTAAGTGagcgggcaagggtctggcagatggagtgcaatgttggtatatgtgaggtcatccattttggtaggaacaacagcaaaatggactactatttaaatggtaaaaaattgtagcatgctgctgtgcagagggacctgggtgtccttgtgcatgaatcataaaaagttggtttgcaggtgcagcaggtaattaaggaggcaaatggaattttgtccttcattgctatagggatggagtttaaaaacagcgaggttatgttgcagctgtataaggtgctggtgaggccacacctggagtactgtgtacagttttgttctccttacttaagaaaggatatactggccctggagggggtgcagaggagattcactaggttgattccggagttgagagggttggcttatgaggagagactgagtagactagggctatactcattggaattcagaagaatgaggggagttcttatagaaacatataagattatgaagggaatagataagatagaagcagggaagttgtttccactggcagtgaaactagaacttgggggcatagcctcaaaataaggggaaacagatttaggactgagttgaggaggaacttcttcacacaaaggattgtgaatctgtggaaattccctgcccagtgaagcagttgaggctacctcattgaatgtttttaaggcaaggataaatacatttttgaacagtaaaggaattaagggttatggtgagcgggcgggtaagtggagctgagtccacaaagattagccatgatcttattgaatggcggagcaggctcgaggggccagatggcctactcctgctcctagttcttatattcttattaaACCGTCATTGACAAAAACTGCCATGCAAACCAGCTCAATGAGCAAAGGAGCTGCCTTTGGGTCCAGCACTAATGGAATAACTGGCAGAGGTGACAACTGTAGAACTCCAACAACCATTGTTCTTGTTGCCATCCACTAACTGAGCAgtgaacaggaattgaaccctggagccTTTGTCTAGCGGCTTGGTTTCACAATTGGGAATGCATTTACAAATGGAAGCACAGCAGCCGCATTAAGAAAATTACAGATCAGCACATTAAATATCAAATTCAAAACTATTGATATTTTAAAagatgcacattcttcccatgtctgcatgggtttcctccgggtgctccagtttcctcccacactctaaagatgtgcaggttaggttgattggccatgttaaattgcccctttgtgccagggggattagcagggtaaatacatggggttacggggatggggcctgtgtgggattgttgccggtgcaggttgatgggctgaatgacttcatcctgtactgtagggattctctgaagaAATCCAGATAAGATCTATGGCTTATATTGTAAAGTCTGAAACAGAATCCAATAAAATTGataaaatattaaaaatgttTATTAAGGCAGGCTGTGGAATATAAAAAGAAGAAAATACTTAGCAAACAGTTCACAGGCAGAAAGATAATAGAGAAGCTGATACATTGTGTTGGATGTAATTAAAGTATCAGGGAAACTTGAGGGAAAAAAATGAATAGTAATTCAAAATGGTAGTCTAATTACAATCACAACACTACAACTCTTCAGTAAAATACAGGAAACACTGGAGATATGCTACACACGAGGGGGTAATTTAAACATTGAGAGATGGTGTGAAACTGGTAACATTGGTAATATTGGCACCCAATACATGATTTCCTGTTCCATTCGACAGAAAAATTGGGAGTGATATATAAAAAGTGGCTAATTCGATTAAAATACGTATTACACCATTGCCCAAAGTTAAAATTATCCCCTGCTACCCCCTCCACCGTTGAGTCCAAATGTCATTGTCAAAAGCAGTGTTGAACCGAGGAGCAGTGACATATGAAAACAGAATAGATGGTCAATATTGTGATCGTAAGCCCTTAGTCAAAGTTCAACTCTGTTAAGGATTTACATCTTAAACAACATTAACTCGTCGTTTCTCTTTTCAGATGTTGACGAGTTTGCATTAAACTTCTAGATTTTCATTTCAAGTCTCcacttttttttcttcttctggAAGAAATGGTGAAGAGCGGTTGGCACTTTTAGTGTGGGTCCTCCATTAGCAGTGGATCTTCTACCTGCTTGTGCCAGTCTGAGGAGGTGCCCACACTTAACCCATCCCTTCAGATGCTGACCAGGCCTGCTGTGCACTTGCAAGACCTTTTTtggtttgatttcagatttcttgCTTCATGTTTTATTTTCTTCCCAGCATTATGTTCCTCGTACACAGTGCCGTAGGTTGCACTTTAAAGGAACCCGGTGTGACTCCAAGATTTAACATCTCCTGGCTGAATTGGGATTGCCATAGGAAACAAAGACCACTCCACTTTCTTTAGCATTTGGATGTGAATCTTCTGCCAGCTTCACTGGGCTCTGCAGGTCCCTGTTAAGAAGGGGAGAAGTAGCAACTTCATATCTGGGTGGCGCTTGAACAACTTCATATGTTGATGAGGTTCTGGACTCTGATTGCTTTGTGACTGTGGTTGAGGTTTTTGATGTAATAATTTTGTTCCCAAATCGATCAATCTCTTCGTATTTTTCCATGACAGTCTTCGTACCAACTATCTCACCTCCATCAGGCCCCGTCTTAAACTCTATGACACTTTTGCTTCTCTGAGGGACCGGGCTCTGCGTTCTATCAATGACATTGCCTTTAAATCCACTTAAAGGACTACAGCCAGTGGGGGCATTTTCGCAGGCACTGACAATGTTGCTTCCATTCCTATTCTTGGCATGAATGAACTCATCGGTGTCTCTCAGCGTGGAGTTCTTCCTGCATTCAGACTGCTGCTTCATTGTCTCAGCTTTAGCACTCTGCATCCTAACGTCCTGGTATCCATTGCAAAGAATTGAATCCTCAAGGTCGTTGCATGTCGTCACTTCCGGAGATCGGGGTGGGACATCCTGCTTATGAGGAGCGGGagaaatgcacacacactctctcggtTGAGCTGACAGGTCTTTTTTTAAAGAATCTGTAGGTTTTCTAGCTGCCGATTCGATGGAAATGTAGGAAGGAGATGATGGTGTGCTCACACGGGCTGGGATAGCTGGAATATTTAACTGTGGCCTGGCTTGTTTCTCTGAATTGTTTAACTTTTCTTTTCCCTCTTTAAGTTCTTTAGTTTTTTCTGCACCTGACTTGCTGGAGACCAAACTGATTTTTTTGATATTGCCGGACAGGGGGCTTGAAGCAGCTCCCAATGATTCTCCGAAGAGGCCAGAGAGTCCTGCAATGTCAGATTCCGATTTCAgattggagacagaatagagagcCTTTTTAATGGACTCTTCAATGTGTAACAGTTTTGCCAATGTCTGCTCCTTCAGATAGATGATCTCTACACTTGCCCTTTCAAGATCTTCAAAAACAAGTTCCACAGAGGACAAACCTTCGAATTCCTCCTTGGCTACCCTTGGCTGATTCTGCAGTGCATCCTTTCGGCGATCAATTGGTTTGATTGGCTTAACCATCTTATTCTTAGGGACCACCCAATCAGGCACATTCTCAAATAAACTCTTGAGTCCTTTCACATCTACTTTGAAAGTTTCCTCTTCAAACTCTTTCACTTGAGACAAGATCTTCTGCAGCTCTTCTCGCTTCCTCAGGTTTTCAAATATCTCCATTGCTGCCTTCACATTTCCTCGCATTATTTCCTCCTTGTGAACAGATAGTCTTTTCCTGCGATCGTCTTCAGTCTCTTTCCCCTGCTGTCGGTTTCCTCTCATTATAACCGTCTCTGATTGCAGGCTGCTTTGCTGCTCTGTGCGCAACGGTTCCCGTTGGCGATTTGCAACTGATACCTGGTTACTGAACCCATGCTGATCAACACGTCTTTGGCACTGGGTAATTTGGGACTGCGGTTGTTCGGGTGACACGCTGACTGACTGTTGCGGGTGCAACTCTGGACTCGGTTGAGGCTGTTGATGACTCTTTTGTGTCTTAGCCGTGGCTGAGGTTTTTGGCATAATTTTAACTTTGTTTGGTAAAGCAGGCACACCCTCTGTCATTATCACATCCTCCTTCAGACCATTGGCCTGGTTCGTTTGGAGAGAACTTGGCCTGTTCTGGGTGCCAGAAGTATGAAGAGCAGCTTTAAATCCTTGAGACATTTCAACACTCACTGCGCTTTGCTCTGAATATGATGACTTGAATCCCTGGATCTTTCCTGTTGCAGTCAATTCCTTTGATACAACTTGTTCCCTGTTCATTGGGCCACTGGCCTCGACAAGGCTTTCAGAGCAGCTCCTCCCTCTTGGTTGACACATCTCTTGTGATGCCACACTTTCTGCGGGGCTAGTTAACATTACAGTTGGCAGGCTGAGTCCTTCCTTCCTTTGCTTGAATTTCTCTTCTGCCAACTGCAAGGGAGTTCTCGTTAGTTTGATGGAAGGTGCCGCTGTCCTAGATTTTGGTTCTGATAGAGACTGCTCATTGTGCCCTTTCATCTGAACACTCTCACCTTCTGACAGACGGGCAGCTTCTGTATGCAGTGATGCTCTGGTAGGTTTTACTGGGGTCATAAACTTGGGTGAGTTGCAGGCTGTAGAAGGGGTTGAATATGGCATGGCTGGTGCATAGTTTTTTGGTGGATTAGGTGGACTCGGAACAGAATGGTTCGCTTGTAAATGTTCAGGCTTCGGAGGCGGAATGGGTTTGCCCCCCTGCATTGTCAAGTGCCTGGCAGGGACTGCCTGTGGCTTCGGCGCGATAGTTTGCTTGGGCGAGATGTTCCTTTCATGAGTCTTGGGTGGAAGAGGTGGAGGGAACTGGGAAGTAGCTGGGATTTTCGTTGGAACAGCCTCGGACAGGTTGCAGGGAAAAGAGCTGCCCTCTACAGACGGTCGACCGCAAGCCTCTCTCGATGGCTCAGGGGACTTGGTCACTGGAACTGGAGGAGGAAACTCAGTGTCAGATTGTGATAGCGAAATTTGATTACAAACAGCTCTAACACCACTTTTCTTTTGGTCGCACGGCTGTGACTGGCCTGCAGTTCTATATATCATGGCAGCTTTAAAGTCGCCTTTGGAAACATTCATATTAGCTTTTCCCAGAGAATGGAGAGCTGCCTGCAAGTTACCTCGGACCACATCCTCTCTCTCGACAGGCTTCTGCTCTGCCACTGAATTCTTTAAAGATTCTATGGTTGATTTTACGTCTCCCTTGATAATTATCGCCTGATCTGCCACTGCCCGATCTTCCTCCTCTAAGTTAGTGGGCGAGTACTGACCATGAGTCTGCATGTGTTCTGAAGCAGTTCCTATTTCGTCTCTGCCATTTTTAACTATCTTGGTTAAATGTTCACCTTTCTGACCTTCATTAGAGTAAGCTGAATATGACTGAATATGTCCTGGCCCCTCATTGGcactgacctgttgagtattctGTTGGTTCTTTAGCTGGTGAGGCTGAGTGACAGTCACATGGGCACTCGTTCTATGCCTTGGCAACGTGGTGGCTTGCTGCTGAGTGGATGTTTGGGCATTTTCCTTCACCTTTTCCACTGCATTCTTGTACTGAACAGCTTGATGACATTGCTGAGATGTTGCTGAGACTTGGGTGCTACTTTTGAAGTGTTCTCGTGTGCTAGATTTGTGCTGGATTGTCTGCGCTTCAGCTGTAACCTCTCTAAGGCTCTCCATCGCTACTCGAAGGTCCTGACCTGTGGCACTTGCCGTCCTTAACTCTGACACTGCAAGGGATGCATCGCCTCCTGAATGGACAGAAGGTGCTGAATGCTCTCCAACTCTCACTCCTCTTTCACAAACGAATTCCTTTGGTGCAACCAGAGGGCCTTTCACATTGTCATAGATAACTTCTTCCCTGTCCAACTGTCTTCTTTGATACTTTGCATTCTTCAATGACTGCAGTGGAGCCTTAACATCACCAGCCATAAACTCTTCTTTCTCCATCATAACAGACTGAGTCGCAGCCTGACCCAAAGACTGACCCACAGGATTGGTATCACCGCCTGATATTTCTTCTTTCTGACCAATATCATGGGCAGTCTGGGCTTCAGTTAAGAAGTATTTCTTGGTTCCTTTGACATCCCCTGGTACAATGTCGTCTACCGTTCTTTCAATTTGTCCTCTATTCTCTTTCAAATTCCGTATAGCACCTTCCACATCACCACGTACAATCTCCTCTTTCTGGGAAGAAACTGAAGGGTCATcagattcctcatctctgtctttgaGATGGTCCAGTGTACCTGATTCAATGCACGTTGTGTACAGTTGGACAttccccctctcattctcctcACGTTTGACTCTCGTTGACATTGTTTGCTGTTTGGTAGAAGCAAGAAGGCTATCAATAGTAGATTTTACATCCCCTTTGATCACCTCTTTCTCAACTCCTTCATTTTGGAGATGATTAACTAGCAAATAAACAGTGATCTGAGCAATTCCCCTTTCAGTCTCCTGAATCAAAATACCTTTGTTGACTTTATTGTCTTGTGTAAGAAGACCATAAAGTTCATTAACAATGTCTCCTTCTTTCCTAACACTAACTTCGGACAGGGAGAACAGCTGAACCTTGTTTGAAGAGATTCTCCCACTTTCATCTTCCTTCAGCACAATGCCTTCAGGATGGAGGGATTCCTTCCTTTGGAGCAACTGCCACAGAATTCTCTGTAAATTACCACCAATAACCTCTTCTTTTAGAATATGTGGACCATCCTGACTCACCAGTTGATATTTGGCCATTTTTAGAACGCCCATCTCACTTGATTCAATGATAAGTCCCCTTGATGTAATGGCATTGCAGTTGTAGAGAGTCTGTAAGCTTGTATAGACACTTTGTTCTGTTGTCTCGGCACTCTCTGTGCTACATTGAGCACAAATGAATGTGTCCAGGGGTGTTGTTTCAAATAACCATGTCGTGGTCTTCACGTCAGCGTCTGTCACTTTTTCATTGGTTTCTTTGCTCATTGAAGTATCTGAATCTTTTAAACTGTCCAATGGTTGGGACTCAAACAACCAAGTGCACCTTTTTACGTCTCCCCTCTGTACATCTTCTCGGTGGACAGTGTTCGCACCAGTGCTTTCTTCAGCTCCTCCCTTCAAGGAGTCAATGGGGAGATTTTCAAACAGCCATGTTGATGTCCTGACATCTCCACTCTgaacatcactgacactgaccatcCTCACATACTTGCGGCTTATCTGCTGCTCTTCAAACAGTTGCTTGCTTGCTTGCACGTCTCCTCCTCGGACATCATCCACCACTTTTACTCCTTGGTGCGCTTCATCTATGATTGAATCCAAAGGCTGGGTCTCAAATTTCCATCGAGCTGCTGTCACATCTCCCTGGTGCACATCCTCCTGTGTAACAGCTCTGATCACAAACACTTCCTCCTGTGGCTTGATTGTATCCAATGGTTTGGTTTCAAAGAGCCACCTAGTACCCCTTACATCTGCCCTCATGATTTCCTCCTTCTTTGCTGTAGTAACTTCATGATATTGACCTTCTTTATCTCGGATTGCATAAAGGGGTTGTGTTTCAAACAGCATGGTGCACGATTTCACGTCACCAGTAGCAACTGACTCTTCCTTTCTGGAACTGAGTTCCATGATATCAGTTTCATCTTTTATCTGATCCAATGAGCAGGTCTCGAAAACAAACCTTTTGCCACCAACATCACCTCCCTTTACTTCAGTGATGGTGTTCCTGGGTGTGGTCTCCTCTGCCATGTCTTTAATGGAGTCAATTGGGCAATTCTCAAACAGCCAGGTGAACTTGTGAACACAACCTGACCCAGACTGCGTGGCATCTACCTGCGTGGATTTGAAGCTCTTTCCCTTTTCCACCACATCGCCTATTTCACTGAGCGAGGTGCTTTGGTAGATTTCTTTCACCCTCGATACATTCCCTGACTGGATGTCCACCTCGCTTGTGTATCTCATATTCTGTGCCTCGTCCAACCCCTCAGCGATATTGCCAATTTGTTCTGTTTCAAAAAGGTGCTTTGTGGTCTTCACATTTACCCCTTTAACATCATCCAGGTTTGCACTGAAGACTTTCAGGTGCTGTTCTCCATTCTCATTGATGCTGTCCAGTGCTTGCGTTTCAAACAGCCATGTGTATGATTTGACATCGCCTTTTGGTTGAGCTTCATCCTGCTGCTTGGTCTCTACTTTTTCATACAAAGCATCCATCGGCTGTGTCTCAAACAGCCACTTACATGTCTTCACATCACCCTTTATCACGTCTTTGTTGTCAGAGCTTTGAATTTCTGTTTTATTAACATTGGCGTGTATGACGTCAAGTGGCTGGGTCTCAAATAGCCATCTTGTTGTCTCCATATTGCCAGCTCTCATCTCCTCTTTGGTGATGCCTTTAACCAGTTCCACATTTTTAATATCTTCATCAAACTGATCCAAGCAGCGGGTTTCAAACATCCATCTGTAATGTTTGACATCTCCACTGATGACTTGTTCACGACTGACTGTCTTGACTTGATGGCAATGACCAGCACCATCCATGATGGCGTAAAGAGGGATGGTTTCAAAGAGAGCTTTGTTTTCATTTACATTTCCAGCCAACACTTCAACCTGCCGCTCAGCAGAGATTTCATCTGAATTTTTAATGCTATCAAGAGGTAGAGTTTCAAAGAGAGATTTATAAGTTTTGACATCTCCCTTCTGTATCTCTAATGTCTTGTCGAGGTTGGAGGTCTCACTTTGTTCCTTGCTAATACTATCCAGGGAGCAGCTTTCAAACATATGAGCTCTTTGCTTCACATCTCCCTTCTCTTCTTCTGTCACGACTCTCTTTAAGTGGCCAACTTCAAAGCTGTCCTTCAAACTTTCCATTGGCTGTGTCTCAAACAACCAAAGACTGCTGTGCACATTGCCTCCAATTATTTGTTCTTTAGCAACCTCTTCGGACGAGCTTTCCTTTAATGAGTCAAGGGACTGAGTTTCAAAGAGCCAACACTTCTTATTCACATCTCCTCCTTCTATTATCTTCACACTAGCCATGCAATCTGACTCCTCAGTTTGCTCGTTGATGGTATCCAGTGCCTGTGTTTCAAAGAGCCACCTTTTCCTGCCAACACCACCTTGTTGAGTTTCTTCCAAGGAGATGCCGCGAATAATTTTTACCCTTGAGAAGTCTCTATTAATGCTGCCCAGAGGTTGAGTTTCAAAAAGCCAGCGGGCACTTTGGACATTACCACTCTGTTGGATTTCCTCCCTGCAGATAGACTTGATTTGATGGATGTTCCCGACAGTATCTCGAATGGCACACAGCGGTTCTGTCTCAAATAACTTCACTGTCTTGTTCACATCCCCTTTCAGTTCCTGGATTTCTGAGCGCAGTTGCAGAATGCTGCTCTCTTCCACTGAGTTGCTACGTCCCAAATCACCCAAGGGAAGGGTCTCAAACAACAATTTTGCACCTCTTACATCCCCTTTCTGCACATGTTCTTTCAGGACTGCTTCTTGCAGCTCATTCTCCTTGGAGTAGATTTGATTCAGGGAATCCATAGGCTGAGTTTCAAACAACCACAGCGCTGTGCGGACATCGccctttgtttgttctttcccATCGCTTGAGATTCCGGAAAATTCTGAATGCTGGGCACTGATGTCATTAATTGTTTGGTTTTCAAACTTCCATGATGTGCTTTTCACATCACCGCTGACGATGGTCTCTTCCTCCTTCAGCTTCTTAGCCGCTTGGTGATCTCCAATGGTGTCCAGTGGCCAGTTGTCAAATATCCAGCGCATGGATTGCACCTCAGTTTGAAGCGTAGTGTTGGCACTGCCGCTCGCGCCAGATGCTAAAGCAGCAGCTGTCCGTTCAGCATCCAACACCTCagcccactcctcattgacaacctcCTGTAGGTTTTTCCTCAGCTCTGGGTGCATGTGCTTATAAAGCCTCTTCAATTCATTAATTTGGCGCTGCTGGTGAAATTGGGCAAAGGTttggtgtggagggggtggtaTATTTTGCGGTTGGTCTTCCACTGTTACGCTTGGCTTGGTAGCAGCCTCGAGGATGTcaggcggtgggggtggtggtagaAAATCATTCTCCAAGTTCTGAGTCCCACCTGACTGTTGGATCCTATCCAAGGTCTGTGCCATCTTTAGTAAAACAAGGTTACATGTGAGGATTTAGCAAAAGTACCTTGTGCTGCAGCATGCAAATGTGGTTTAGTATTGATCAAAATTCAAGTCAAACGGTTAATagtgaatattttttaaagcatTGCTGTAGCTTTCTCCAGTCCTGTTGACACAGTTCATGCAGTGTGGACTGATGAGAGGTGAATACCAATACGCAAGACCTCTTCACACCACAAAAAGCAGCACCATAAATTATTCCAACAAGATGTTTTCATCCAAAAAAAAATGCCAGTGTGGAAATGACAAGTTTTCTTCAAACTAGGTCAAAATTATCTAAACCCTATGCTGACTATGGGTGAGATTACTCCTGGAATGTATTTTATGGACCTAAACTTCAAAGGAACGTAGATGCTTTGGAAATGCTCAGAGAAAGATGGCTCGAATAATTCCAGAATGGTTCCAGAACTAAAGTATGAGAAAAGATCCTGGAATTGAGCACACGAGGGAGCATCATCCAAAACGTTCAGGTGATATAATAA belongs to Mustelus asterias chromosome 7, sMusAst1.hap1.1, whole genome shotgun sequence and includes:
- the LOC144495620 gene encoding xin actin-binding repeat-containing protein 1-like isoform X1, whose amino-acid sequence is MAQTLDRIQQSGGTQNLENDFLPPPPPPDILEAATKPSVTVEDQPQNIPPPPHQTFAQFHQQRQINELKRLYKHMHPELRKNLQEVVNEEWAEVLDAERTAAALASGASGSANTTLQTEVQSMRWIFDNWPLDTIGDHQAAKKLKEEETIVSGDVKSTSWKFENQTINDISAQHSEFSGISSDGKEQTKGDVRTALWLFETQPMDSLNQIYSKENELQEAVLKEHVQKGDVRGAKLLFETLPLGDLGRSNSVEESSILQLRSEIQELKGDVNKTVKLFETEPLCAIRDTVGNIHQIKSICREEIQQSGNVQSARWLFETQPLGSINRDFSRVKIIRGISLEETQQGGVGRKRWLFETQALDTINEQTEESDCMASVKIIEGGDVNKKCWLFETQSLDSLKESSSEEVAKEQIIGGNVHSSLWLFETQPMESLKDSFEVGHLKRVVTEEEKGDVKQRAHMFESCSLDSISKEQSETSNLDKTLEIQKGDVKTYKSLFETLPLDSIKNSDEISAERQVEVLAGNVNENKALFETIPLYAIMDGAGHCHQVKTVSREQVISGDVKHYRWMFETRCLDQFDEDIKNVELVKGITKEEMRAGNMETTRWLFETQPLDVIHANVNKTEIQSSDNKDVIKGDVKTCKWLFETQPMDALYEKVETKQQDEAQPKGDVKSYTWLFETQALDSINENGEQHLKVFSANLDDVKGVNVKTTKHLFETEQIGNIAEGLDEAQNMRYTSEVDIQSGNVSRVKEIYQSTSLSEIGDVVEKGKSFKSTQVDATQSGSGCVHKFTWLFENCPIDSIKDMAEETTPRNTITEVKGGDVGGKRFVFETCSLDQIKDETDIMELSSRKEESVATGDVKSCTMLFETQPLYAIRDKEGQYHEVTTAKKEEIMRADVRGTRWLFETKPLDTIKPQEEVFVIRAVTQEDVHQGDVTAARWKFETQPLDSIIDEAHQGVKVVDDVRGGDVQASKQLFEEQQISRKYVRMVSVSDVQSGDVRTSTWLFENLPIDSLKGGAEESTGANTVHREDVQRGDVKRCTWLFESQPLDSLKDSDTSMSKETNEKVTDADVKTTTWLFETTPLDTFICAQCSTESAETTEQSVYTSLQTLYNCNAITSRGLIIESSEMGVLKMAKYQLVSQDGPHILKEEVIGGNLQRILWQLLQRKESLHPEGIVLKEDESGRISSNKVQLFSLSEVSVRKEGDIVNELYGLLTQDNKVNKGILIQETERGIAQITVYLLVNHLQNEGVEKEVIKGDVKSTIDSLLASTKQQTMSTRVKREENERGNVQLYTTCIESGTLDHLKDRDEESDDPSVSSQKEEIVRGDVEGAIRNLKENRGQIERTVDDIVPGDVKGTKKYFLTEAQTAHDIGQKEEISGGDTNPVGQSLGQAATQSVMMEKEEFMAGDVKAPLQSLKNAKYQRRQLDREEVIYDNVKGPLVAPKEFVCERGVRVGEHSAPSVHSGGDASLAVSELRTASATGQDLRVAMESLREVTAEAQTIQHKSSTREHFKSSTQVSATSQQCHQAVQYKNAVEKVKENAQTSTQQQATTLPRHRTSAHVTVTQPHQLKNQQNTQQVSANEGPGHIQSYSAYSNEGQKGEHLTKIVKNGRDEIGTASEHMQTHGQYSPTNLEEEDRAVADQAIIIKGDVKSTIESLKNSVAEQKPVEREDVVRGNLQAALHSLGKANMNVSKGDFKAAMIYRTAGQSQPCDQKKSGVRAVCNQISLSQSDTEFPPPVPVTKSPEPSREACGRPSVEGSSFPCNLSEAVPTKIPATSQFPPPLPPKTHERNISPKQTIAPKPQAVPARHLTMQGGKPIPPPKPEHLQANHSVPSPPNPPKNYAPAMPYSTPSTACNSPKFMTPVKPTRASLHTEAARLSEGESVQMKGHNEQSLSEPKSRTAAPSIKLTRTPLQLAEEKFKQRKEGLSLPTVMLTSPAESVASQEMCQPRGRSCSESLVEASGPMNREQVVSKELTATGKIQGFKSSYSEQSAVSVEMSQGFKAALHTSGTQNRPSSLQTNQANGLKEDVIMTEGVPALPNKVKIMPKTSATAKTQKSHQQPQPSPELHPQQSVSVSPEQPQSQITQCQRRVDQHGFSNQVSVANRQREPLRTEQQSSLQSETVIMRGNRQQGKETEDDRRKRLSVHKEEIMRGNVKAAMEIFENLRKREELQKILSQVKEFEEETFKVDVKGLKSLFENVPDWVVPKNKMVKPIKPIDRRKDALQNQPRVAKEEFEGLSSVELVFEDLERASVEIIYLKEQTLAKLLHIEESIKKALYSVSNLKSESDIAGLSGLFGESLGAASSPLSGNIKKISLVSSKSGAEKTKELKEGKEKLNNSEKQARPQLNIPAIPARVSTPSSPSYISIESAARKPTDSLKKDLSAQPRECVCISPAPHKQDVPPRSPEVTTCNDLEDSILCNGYQDVRMQSAKAETMKQQSECRKNSTLRDTDEFIHAKNRNGSNIVSACENAPTGCSPLSGFKGNVIDRTQSPVPQRSKSVIEFKTGPDGGEIVGTKTVMEKYEEIDRFGNKIITSKTSTTVTKQSESRTSSTYEVVQAPPRYEVATSPLLNRDLQSPVKLAEDSHPNAKESGVVFVSYGNPNSARRC
- the LOC144495620 gene encoding xin actin-binding repeat-containing protein 1-like isoform X2, with product MAQTLDRIQQSGGTQNLENDFLPPPPPPDILEAATKPSVTVEDQPQNIPPPPHQTFAQFHQQRQINELKRLYKHMHPELRKNLQEVVNEEWAEVLDAERTAAALASGASGSANTTLQTEVQSMRWIFDNWPLDTIGDHQAAKKLKEEETIVSGDVKSTSWKFENQTINDISAQHSEFSGISSDGKEQTKGDVRTALWLFETQPMDSLNQIYSKENELQEAVLKEHVQKGDVRGAKLLFETLPLGDLGRSNSVEESSILQLRSEIQELKGDVNKTVKLFETEPLCAIRDTVGNIHQIKSICREEIQQSGNVQSARWLFETQPLGSINRDFSRVKIIRGISLEETQQGGVGRKRWLFETQALDTINEQTEESDCMASVKIIEGGDVNKKCWLFETQSLDSLKESSSEEVAKEQIIGGNVHSSLWLFETQPMESLKDSFEVGHLKRVVTEEEKGDVKQRAHMFESCSLDSISKEQSETSNLDKTLEIQKGDVKTYKSLFETLPLDSIKNSDEISAERQVEVLAGNVNENKALFETIPLYAIMDGAGHCHQVKTVSREQVISGDVKHYRWMFETRCLDQFDEDIKNVELVKGITKEEMRAGNMETTRWLFETQPLDVIHANVNKTEIQSSDNKDVIKGDVKTCKWLFETQPMDALYEKVETKQQDEAQPKGDVKSYTWLFETQALDSINENGEQHLKVFSANLDDVKGVNVKTTKHLFETEQIGNIAEGLDEAQNMRYTSEVDIQSGNVSRVKEIYQSTSLSEIGDVVEKGKSFKSTQVDATQSGSGCVHKFTWLFENCPIDSIKDMAEETTPRNTITEVKGGDVGGKRFVFETCSLDQIKDETDIMELSSRKEESVATGDVKSCTMLFETQPLYAIRDKEGQYHEVTTAKKEEIMRADVRGTRWLFETKPLDTIKPQEEVFVIRAVTQEDVHQGDVTAARWKFETQPLDSIIDEAHQGVKVVDDVRGGDVQASKQLFEEQQISRKYVRMVSVSDVQSGDVRTSTWLFENLPIDSLKGGAEESTGANTVHREDVQRGDVKRCTWLFESQPLDSLKDSDTSMSKETNEKVTDADVKTTTWLFETTPLDTFICAQCSTESAETTEQSVYTSLQTLYNCNAITSRGLIIESSEMGVLKMAKYQLVSQDGPHILKEEVIGGNLQRILWQLLQRKESLHPEGIVLKEDESGRISSNKVQLFSLSEVSVRKEGDIVNELYGLLTQDNKVNKGILIQETERGIAQITVYLLVNHLQNEGVEKEVIKGDVKSTIDSLLASTKQQTMSTRVKREENERGNVQLYTTCIESGTLDHLKDRDEESDDPSVSSQKEEIVRGDVEGAIRNLKENRGQIERTVDDIVPGDVKGTKKYFLTEAQTAHDIGQKEEISGGDTNPVGQSLGQAATQSVMMEKEEFMAGDVKAPLQSLKNAKYQRRQLDREEVIYDNVKGPLVAPKEFVCERGVRVGEHSAPSVHSGGDASLAVSELRTASATGQDLRVAMESLREVTAEAQTIQHKSSTREHFKSSTQVSATSQQCHQAVQYKNAVEKVKENAQTSTQQQATTLPRHRTSAHVTVTQPHQLKNQQNTQQFQ